In Ruania alkalisoli, the DNA window TGCCATGCCGATGAGGAACGCCCACCGCCACCCGTTCTCCAGCGGGACGACGAAGTAGCCGACGAGCGCGGCCAGGATCCACCCGAGCGCCCAGAACGCCTCCAGGATCACCACGATCCGGCCGCGGATCTTCTTCGGGGCGAACTCGCTCACCAGGGTCGAGGCAACCGGCAGCTCCGCACCGAGCCCGAGGCCGACAATGAAACGCAGCACCATGAGGGCCGCCAGGCCCCCGGCCGCGGCCGAGGCGCCGGTGGCCAGACCGTAGACCAGCAAGGTCAGGGCGAATACCTGACGGCGGCCGATCCGGTCGGCGAGCAGACCACCCAGGCTCGCCCCGAGCGCCATCCCGACGAAGCCGATCGAGGCAAGCCAGCCACGCTCGCCGCCGCTGAGCCCCCACTCCTGCGCCAAGGCGGCGAGGATGAAGGAGATGAGCCCAACGTCCATCGCGTCGAGGGCCCATCCGATCCCCGAGCCGCCGAGCAGTTTGGTGTGCGCTCGGGTGAAGGGCAGGCGATCGAGACGCTCGGACCGGGTGAGGGCGTGCCCTTCTCCGGTCTGGCTCGCATCCGTGGACATGCCCGCATCCTTCCAGGCGCCACCGACAACGGCGCGTGGGTGCGGCAGATCGGCCGGTCGTCTCACCTGGTGATCGAGATCGTGGCCCTCAGAATCGTGGCCCTCAGACCGGTGGCCAGGTGACGGGGACGGGGAGACGTTCGGCGACGTGCTCGGGCAGATGCTCCGGTGTGTCGCCGGATGCCCCGGCGAGGGCGTGACCGTCACCTGGCAGGGACGCGAGCGCGGGCCGGAGCAGGGGTGCAGTGAGCCGGGCGACCAGATGGTGCATGGCTCTCCGGCCGAGCTCGACCCCGTCCACGTCGACCATCGGTGCCTGCGGGCGGCCGACGACCACGATGCCCGACTCGTCCGGGTGCGGACGTGAGGACCAAGAGGCGCGTTCGTGCTGCTGGAGGCCGAACAGTGCGCCCAAGCCGAGGTCGCTGGCGTAGGGGAGGGCCACCGTCGCACCGCTGCCGAGGAGTTCATCGACACTGGCCACGCCCGCGTCGAAGGTCGGCGGGTACGGGCCCAGGACGGCGAGGTCCACACCCTGAGCTGTCGCCGCCTCCCGGAGGGCGTGGGTGCGCTGCCCACTCTGCCAGGAACGGTCCGGGCCGCCGAGGAATGCGATCCGCCGGTGCCCGGCATCGGCGAGCGCCGTCAGCAGCTCGACGAAGGCGCCAGCGGTGTCTGCCACGACCGACGCGGTTCCCGTGAGCTCGCGATCCACGAGCACGGTCGGCCGGATGGAGACGGCGGTGCGGAGCGTCTCGTCGGTGCACCGCGGCGCCACCACGACGGCGCCATCGACCTGCTGAGCCAGCCGCTGGTAGCGCAGGAGATCTTCACCGTCGGCGAGTTCGTTGACGGCGACGGTGATCTGCAGGCCGTCCCGCGCCCCCCGTTCTTGTGCCCCGCCGATGATCGGGGTGAAGAAGGAGTTCGTGAGGGTGGGGACGACGAGTGCGATCACACCGGTGCGACCACGGGCGAGCTCGCGAGCCGCCCGGTTGGGGACGAAACCGAGTTCCACCGCGGAGGCGAGGACGCGCTCGACGGTGCGTGGGGCGACGAGCTGCGGGTGGCTGAGCGCGCGCGAAGCCGTCGACTTGGAGACGCCGGCATGTGCGGCGACGTCAAGCAGTGTGGGCACCCAACCTCCTGGTATCGAGCGGTATCGAGCGGCATCAAGCCCCAGGTGGTGGCTCACGCCGGAATCAGGACTGGACGCACCCCGAGAG includes these proteins:
- a CDS encoding LacI family DNA-binding transcriptional regulator — its product is MPTLLDVAAHAGVSKSTASRALSHPQLVAPRTVERVLASAVELGFVPNRAARELARGRTGVIALVVPTLTNSFFTPIIGGAQERGARDGLQITVAVNELADGEDLLRYQRLAQQVDGAVVVAPRCTDETLRTAVSIRPTVLVDRELTGTASVVADTAGAFVELLTALADAGHRRIAFLGGPDRSWQSGQRTHALREAATAQGVDLAVLGPYPPTFDAGVASVDELLGSGATVALPYASDLGLGALFGLQQHERASWSSRPHPDESGIVVVGRPQAPMVDVDGVELGRRAMHHLVARLTAPLLRPALASLPGDGHALAGASGDTPEHLPEHVAERLPVPVTWPPV